A genomic region of Daphnia carinata strain CSIRO-1 chromosome 5, CSIRO_AGI_Dcar_HiC_V3, whole genome shotgun sequence contains the following coding sequences:
- the LOC130696302 gene encoding glutamate-gated chloride channel-like: MGTASYHPVSSSPPLLLWIIILFLSLSTVLSQGMKNNQQQNINFREKEKQILDRILGTQYYDRRIRPAGANGTEGPAVVDVNLMFRSFPTISDNKMEYSTTITFREEWLDERLKFDDFRGKLKYLTLTDPDKVWMPDLFFSNEREGHFHNIIVPNVYVRIFPNGKVLYSIRISLTLSCPMNLKLYPLDRQMCSLLMISYGWTTEDLVFQWRKGDPVQVAKNMHLPRFMLERYEADYCHSVTNTGAYSCLKVNLLFKREFSYYLIQIYIPCCMLVIVSWVSFWLDANAVPARVSLGVTTLLTMATQTTGINNSLPPVSYTKAIDVWTGVCLTFVFGALLEFALVNYASRSDAHREKLKKQRRQWEMERERERQAAFEAAAQAQAQVSDNRLDDGITTFAYMKSLPRLRGECSMALDKRYEFHLAAGSGHHHSSCWRSWISKFPSRSKRIDVMSRIIFPVVFALFNFAYWGTYLFFENEDD; encoded by the exons ATGGGAACAGCATCGTACCATCCAGTTTCTTCATCGCCTCCGCTTCTGCTCTGGATCATCATCCTCTTCCTGTCCTTGTCGACTGT GCTAAGCCAAGGCATGAAGAACAATCAGCAGCAGAACATCAACTTTCGCGAGAAGGAGAAGCAGATTTTGGACAGAATTCTGGGCACGCAGTATTACGACAGGCGGATTAGACCGGCCGGCGCTAATGGAACAG AAGGACCGGCCGTTGTGGACGTCAACCTCATGTTCAGGAGTTTCCCCACCATCAGCGACAACAAAATG GAATATAGTACGACCATTACCTTCAGAGAGGAATGGCTAGACGAACGACTCAAGTTCGACGATTTCAGAG GTAAATTGAAGTACCTGACACTGACGGATCCGGATAAGGTTTGGATGCCCGATCTCTTCTTTTCCAACGAGCGAGAGGGACACTTTCATAACATCATCGTACCCAACGTCTACGTCCGCATCTTCCCCAACGGCAAAGTCCTCTACAGCATCAG GATTTCTTTGACGCTGTCGTGTCCAATGAACCTCAAGTTGTATCCACTCGATCGTCAAATGTGTTCTCTACTTATGATCTCTT ATGGTTGGACTACCGAAGACTTGGTTTTCCAATGGAGAAAAGGTGACCCTGTCCAAGTGGCCAAAAACATGCACTTGCCTCGTTTCATGCTCGAGCGATACGAGGCCGATTACTGCCACAGCGTCACCAATACAG GAGCGTATTCGTGCCTGAAAGTTAACTTGCTCTTCAAACGCGAGTTCTCCTACTACCTGATCCAGATTTACATTCCCTGCTGCATGTTAGTCATCGTCTCTTGGGTTTCATTCTGGCTCGACGCCAACGCCGTTCCAGCGCGCGTCTCTCTCGGTGTCACCACCCTACTGACCATGGCCACTCAGACGACCGGTATCAACAACTCATTGCCACCCGTCTCCTACACCAAG GCAATTGACGTTTGGACTGGTGTTTGTTTGACGTTCGTCTTCGGGGCGCTGCTCGAGTTCGCCCTAGTGAATTACGCCTCGCGATCAGACGCCCACCGagagaaattgaagaaacagAGACGTCAATGGGAAATGGAGCGTGAAAGAGAACGTCAAGCGGCTTTCGAAGCAGCTGCTCAAGCACAAGCGCAAGTTAGCGACAATCGGTTAGACGATGGAATCACAACTTTTGCGTACATG AAATCGCTGCCTCGTCTGAGAGGTGAATGTTCGATGGCACTAGACAAACGTTACGAGTTCCATTTGGCCGCAGGAAGCGGTCATCACCATTCCAGTTGTTGGAGATCGTGGATCTCTAAA